A genomic region of Melopsittacus undulatus isolate bMelUnd1 chromosome 5, bMelUnd1.mat.Z, whole genome shotgun sequence contains the following coding sequences:
- the SSTR3 gene encoding somatostatin receptor type 3, with product MDTSAFSLPTPVVSEEGNASGSWAGFTTPNSSTITSPGVIFSGVLIPVVYLIVCVVGLVGNSLVIYVVLRHSVSESVTNVYILNLALADELFMLGLPFLAAQNALSYWPFGSFMCRLVMAVDAINQFTSIFCLTVMSVDRYLAVVHPGKSSKWRTARVAKAVSATVWVLSSVVVLPVVVFSDVPLGMNTCHIQWPEPASVWRAGFIVYTATLGFFGPLLVICLCYLLIVVKVRSSGRRVRALSSKHKLSERRVTRMVVAVVAVFILCWLPFYVLNIINVVCPLPEEPSLFGVYFLVVVLPYANSCANPIIYGFLSYRFKQGFRRAIFRPSRRVQSQEVPECPPEKTDDEGEEGEISKITQNGNDRQEHPLSSGEGESNQQKPLPEEPGGCEKSNKLHVSYL from the coding sequence ATGGACACTTCTGCTTTCAGCCTCCCCACGCCAGTGGTGTCCGAGGAGGGGAATGCCTCTGGCAGCTGGGCAGGCTTCACCACCCCCAACAGCTCCACCATCACCAGCCCTGGTGTGATTTTCAGTGGTGTCCTCATCCCCGTGGTCTACCTCATTGTCTGTGTGGTGGGGCTGGTTGGGAATTCTCTCGTCATTTATGTGGTCCTGCGCCACTCTGTGAGTGAGTCAGTGACAAACGTCTATATCTTGAACCTGGCCCTAGCTGATGAGCTCTTCATGCTGGGTCTGCCCTTCCTGGCTGCACAAAATGCCCTGTCCTACTGGCCATTTGGGTCTTTCATGTGCCGCCTGGTGATGGCTGTGGATGCCATCAACCAGTTCACCAGCATCTTCTGCCTGACGGTGATGAGTGTCGATCGCTACCTGGCCGTGGTCCACCCAGGGAAGTCCTCCAAGTGGAGAACAGCACGGGTGGCCAAGGCTGTGAGTGCAACTGTGTGGGTTCTGTCTTCTGTAGTGGTGCTGCCCGTAGTCGTCTTCTCAGATGTTCCTTTAGGGATGAACACTTGCCACATCCAGTGGCCAGAGCCTGCTTCGGTGTGGAGAGCTGGCTTCATTGTCTACACTGCCACCCTGGGCTTCTTTGGGCCACTGCTGGTGATTTGTCTCTGCTATCTTCTCATCGTAGTGAAGGTTCGCTCCTCGGGCAGGAGGGTGAGGGCTCTGTCCTCCAAGCACAAGCTTTCAGAGCGCAGAGTGACCCGCATGGTGGTGGCTGTTGTGGCTGTCTTCATCCTTTGCTGGCTCCCCTTCTATGTCCTCAACATAATCAATGTTGTCTGCCCACTGCCAGAGGAGCCATCCCTCTTTGGTGTCTACTTCCTCGTGGTGGTGCTGCCGTATGCCAACAGCTGTGCCAATCCTATAATCTATGGCTTCCTCTCCTACCGCTTCAAGCAGGGCTTCCGGAGGGCCATCTTCCGGCCATCCCGCCGAGTCCAGAGCCAGGAGGTGCCAGAGTGCCCTCCAGAGAAGACTGATGATGAAGGGGAAGAGGGTGAGATCAGCAAGATCACGCAGAATGGAAATGACAGGCAGGAGCACCCTCTAAGcagtggggaaggagaaagcaacCAGCAAAAACCACTCCCTGAGGAGCCTGGGGGATGCGAAAAGAGCAACAAGTTGCATGTCAGTTATTTATGA
- the C1QTNF6 gene encoding complement C1q tumor necrosis factor-related protein 6, translating into MDIIYLRIPLALLLLPLVLGAPTDEPNLTEPASGTCKRCCDPLDSSTDDPQLPPRHHHLPYPVPEVRPYINITILKGEKGDRGEPGMPGKWGKEGPRGERGAQGQKGSKGQMGLAGDPCKHQYAAFSVGRKKALHSSEGYQVLIFDTVFVNLYSHFDMFNGKFYCYVGGLYYFSLNVHTWNFKETYMHIMHNEEEAVILYAQPSDRSIMQSQSLMLELQENDEIWVRLYKRERENAIYSDDVDVYITFNGYLVKPSIE; encoded by the exons ATGGACATAATTTACCTGCGCATACCCCTGGCCCTCCTACTTCTCCCTCTTGTGCTTGGGGCACCCACTGATGAACCCAACCTCACAGAACCAGCCTCTGGTACTTGCAAGCGCTGTTGTGACCCACTGGACTCTTCCACAGATGACCCACAGCTCCCCCCGAGGCACCATCACTTGCCCTACCCAGTGCCGGAGGTCCGTCCCTATATCAATATCACCATACTGAAGG gagaaaaaggagacCGGGGAGAGCCTGGGATGCCAGGGAAATGGGGCAAAGAAGGACCACGAGGTGAGAGGGGAGCCCAGGGCCAGAAAGGCAGCAAAGGACAGATGGGCTTAGCAGGAGACCCGTGCAAGCATCAATATGCTGCATTCTCCGTCGGTCGCAAGaaagcactgcacagcagtgaGGGCTACCAGGTCTTGATCTTTGACACTGTCTTCGTCAACCTCTACAGCCACTTTGACATGTTCAATGGAAAATTCTACTGCTATGTTGGTGGACTTTACTATTTCAGCCTCAATGTCCACACCTGGAACTTCAAGGAGACCTACATGCACATCATGCACAATGAAGAAGAGGCAGTCATCTTGTATGCCCAACCCAGCGACCGCAGCATCATGCAGAGCCAGAGCCTCATGCTAGAGCTTCAGGAAAACGATGAGATCTGGGTGAGGCTCTACAAGCGAGAGCGGGAGAATGCCATTTACAGTGATGATGTTGATGTGTACATCACCTTCAATGGGTACCTGGTCAAGCCCAGCATTGAGTAa